Below is a genomic region from Streptococcus salivarius.
CAAGAGCTGGGCTTCGTGAAGCGAATAGTAAAAGCGGTTTTTGCTGTAAAATCTTCCTCCCAAGAGATGAAAGTCGATTCCTTCTTTGCCACTTAGGACCAAGGCATTGTCCAAAGAGTGGGAGTAGACAGTTACGCTCTTAGTCAATTTTTGTGAAACTTCAAGCATCAGGGTAGAGACATCGAAGAAGAGTAGAGATTGCTCTTTGACCAAGCTAAGCGCTAGGTCTGCCATTTTTTTCTTGTCTTCAGTGAGTCCTTTCTGACGTTCCTGGAAGCCAAGAACAGTGGTATTTTTAACTGGAAGAATGCCACCATGGGTACGCTGAGCCAAATTCCTCTGGCTGAGGCAGTCGAAATCTCTTCTGACGGTATCTTTGGAAACACCTAATGCGTCAACCATTTCCTTGACAGATAGGTTTCCGCGCTCCTCCAAAAGTGTTAATATTTTCTCTAATCGTTGTTCCTGATACATGAGTCACCTACTTTCTGATACTAGTATAGCATCTTTTTGCTTTTTTGTTACACAAGAGCGCAAAAAAACTTAAAAAGAAGAAAAAAGGTGCAAAATAGACTCAGGTGAATTTGCCTCTTAAAGTTCCCTTATCATCTTTAAAAATCCTTCAAAAATGCTATAATAGAAGCATTACGAATATTGGAGAGAAACCATGAGTTTTTACAATCATAAAGAAATCGAGCCTAAGTGGCAAAAATACTGGGCTGACAATCATACTTTTAAGACAGGAACAGATGCCTCAAAACCTAAGTTTTATGCGCTTGACATGTTCCCTTACCCATCTGGAGCGGGTCTTCACGTAGGACACCCAGAAGGCTACACAGCGACTGATATCCTCAGCCGTTTCAAACGTGCGCAAGGTTACAATGTCCTTCACCCAATGGGATGGGATGCCTTTGGTTTGCCTGCAGAGCAATACGCTATGGATACAGGGAATGACCCAGCGGAATTCACAGCAGAAAACATTGCCAACTTCAAACGCCAAATCAATGCGCTTGGCTTCTCTTACGACTGGGACCGTGAAGTCAATACGACAGATCCGAACTACTACAAGTGGACGCAATGGATCTTCACCAAGCTTTACGAAAAAGGTTTGGCTTATGAAGCTGAAGTACCAGTAAACTGGGTTGAAGAATTGGGAACAGCTATCGCCAACGAAGAAGTTCTTCCAGATGGAACCTCTGAGCGTGGAGGCTATCCAGTTGTCCGCAAACCAATGCGTCAATGGATGCTTAAAATCACTGCCTATGCTGAGCGTTTGCTCAATGACTTGGATGATCTTGATTGGCCAGAGTCTATCAAGGACATGCAACGCAACTGGATTGGTAAATCAACTGGTGCCAATGTCACTTTCAAAGTAAAAGGGACAGACAAGGAATTCACAGTCTTTACGACACGTCCAGATACTCTTTTTGGTGCGACCTTCACTGTTTTGGCGCCTGAGCATGACTTGGTAGATGCCATCACAACACCTGAACAAGCTGAGGCTGTAGCTGACTACAAACATCAAGCCAGCCTTAAATCAGACTTGGCTCGTACAGACCTTGCCAAGGAGAAAACAGGGGTTTGGACTGGTGCTTATGCCATCAACCCTGTCAATGGTAAAGAAATTCCAATCTGGATTGCTGACTATGTTCTTGCCAGCTACGGAACAGGTGCTGTTATGGCCGTACCTGCCCACGATGAGCGTGACTGGGAATTTGCAAAACAGTTTGACCTTCCAATCGTAGAAGTGTTGGAAGGTGGAAACGTTGAAGAGGCTGCTTACACAGAAGATGGCCTTCACGTCAACTCTGACTTCTTGAACGGTCTCAACAAAGAAGAAGCGATTGCTAAAATCGTGGCTTGGTTGGAAGAAAAAGGCTTTGGTCAAGAAAAAATCACTTACCGTCTTCGTGACTGGCTCTTTAGCCGTCAACGTTACTGGGGTGAACCAATCCCAATTATTCATTGGGAAGATGGTACTTCAACAGCTGTTCCAGAAAGTGAACTCCCACTTGTCTTGCCAGTAACCAAGGACATTCGCCCTTCAGGTACTGGTGAAAGCCCATTGGCTAACTTGACAGACTGGCTTGAAGTGACTCGTGAGGATGGTGTCAAAGGTCGTCGTGAGACTAATACTATGCCACAATGGGCAGGTTCAAGCTGGTACTACCTCCGCTATATCGATCCACACAACACAGAGAAATTAGCTGATGAGGATCTCCTCAAACAATGGTTGCCAGTCGATATTTATGTGGGTGGTGCTGAACACGCCGTGCTCCACTTGCTTTACGCTCGTTTCTGGCATAAATTCCTCTATGACCTTGGTGTTGTACCGACTAAAGAGCCATTCCAAAAACTCTTTAACCAAGGAATGATCTTGGGAACAAGCTACCGTGATCACCGTGGAGCTCTTGTGGCAACTGACAAGGTTGAAAAACGTGACGGTTCCTTCTTCCATGTGGAAACAGGGGAAGAGTTGGAGCAAGCACCAGCCAAAATGTCTAAATCCCTCAAGAACGTGGTTAACCCAGACGATGTGGTGGAACAATACGGTGCTGATACCCTTCGTGTCTATGAAATGTTCATGGGACCCCTTGATGCCTCAATCGCTTGGTCTGAAGAAGGATTGGAAGGAAGCCGTAAATTCCTTGACCGTGTTTACCGTTTGATTACAAGTAAAGAAATCGTTGCGGAAAACAATGGCGCTCTTGACAAGGTTTACAACGAAACCGTTAAATCTGTTACAGAGCAAATCGAGTCTATGAAATTCAACACAGCCATTGCCCAACTCATGGTCTTTGTCAATGCAGCTAACAAGGAAGACAAACTCTATGTAGGCTACGCCAAAGGATTTATCCAATTGATTGCACCATTTGCGCCTCACTTGGCAGAAGAACTCTGGCAAACAGTCGCAGAAACAGGTGAGTCTATCTCTTATATAGCTTGGCCAACATGGGACGAAAGCAAATTGGTTGAAGACGAAATCGAAATTGTCGTTCAAATCAAAGGTAAAGTCCGTGCCCAACTCATGGTCGCAAAAGACCTGTCACGCGAAGAATTGCAAGAAGTCGCTCTTGCTAACGAAAAAGTTAAAGCAGAGATTGATGGCAAGGAAATCGTGAAAGTGATTGCGGTACCAAATAAACTCGTTAATATCGTTGTAAAATAAAAATAAATCCTTCGGAGCTTAGCTCTGGAGGATTTTTTAGGTTCAGCTTGACAAGAAATAGTAATTTTGTTAATGTTATTAACAAAAAGAGGGACACTATGAATAAGAAAGAACTGCATAAGTTTAATAATCGTTTTAACAGTTTTGTTTTAGCCTTTGAACAGTTGAAAAAGGCTCAGCATAGGAACAGTATTGATAAATCAATCACTATTAATGAAGTCCATTTGATTGACCTAATAGGTCGCAATCAGCCTGTGAATTTAGTGAAATTATCTGAGTTACTTGAAGTATCTAGGAGTGCCATTACTCAGAGTGTTAGACGTTTAACCAAGAAAGACCTTGTTTCTTTTGAATTTGCACCTGATAATGAAAAAAATAAATATCTGATATTATCCAAAAAAGGTGTTGACGTTTTTAACATTCATAAAGAGCAGCAAGAACATATTGAAAAAGCCATTTCTTCAGTTTTAAGAAACTATAGTGATGAGGACCTTCAAATGGTTATGAAATTGATGGATGATGTTGAAAAGGTATGGCAAGAATTACCGTGGTAAAAATCACGGTAATTTTAAAACTATATTGTTAATTACATTAACAAAAAAGAGGAAGATATGAATATACAAATTGAACTGATTTCAGAGTCTGATTTAGCAGACGAATCTTTTAATATTGTCATCGATGGCTTAAAACCAAGAGAAATCTATCGAGTCGAAATGTTTCTATCCGATTATTATTGTATCAATGCTCCCATGCTTTTAGCTCATGATGTTTTATGGAAATCAACAGCGACTTTTGTATCAGATAAGAATGGTATTATTGATATTTCACAAACTCCATCTTGTTCTGGCTCTTATGAAGATATTGCAACAATGGGGTTATTCTTTAATGCCAAACCCTTGACCAATAGGAAAAAGAAACTTCCAAACTCTCTTTCTAAAATTCCCTTATTAGATCACTTTTTTGTGGAAATCAAAATTATACAAGGTAATACTGTCGTCGCAAAGAGAACTTTCACAAGACATTACATGAGTTCGCAAATTAGTCATCAAGATATTTACGAGAGACATTTTCAAGGGAGACTCTTTTATGATAAAAAGGCAATAAAAGCACCAGCATTGATTATTGTGAGCGGTAGTGAAGGAAGGATTGAAAAGGCACAGAATATAGCTCAGCTTCTATCTTCTAGAGGTTATATTTGCCTAGCAGTTGCCTACTTTGGTTTAGAGGGGTTGCCAAAACATTTGGAACGTATTCCTTTAGAGTGCCTTATGGAAGCAAAGGATTATCTACGTCAGCATCCTCAAGTAGATAGTGAAAAAATTGGACTCTATGGACGTTCTAAGGGAGCAGAGTTAGTTTTAGCTGAGGAGAGCATTTTTAATGACGTTCAATGTTTGGTACTAAATTCACCCTCTGATGTGGTGTATGAAGGGATAAAAGGGAAATGGAACTCTCATACTTCTTCTTGGACGTATTTGCAAAAAGAACTTCCTTATCAAAAGTTTCGACTTAGAGATTATCTGTTCAGCAAACTTTTAAAAAAATCCTTTCCTAAAGATTGCTCTGCTAGGATAGATATTGGTCAAATGTATTCACCAATCTTACTGCTCGGAAGTACTGTTGATGAAATATGGGATGCCTCGTCAGCAATTGATGATATTGTCTCACATTATAAAGGACACCAGATTACATTTAAAAAATATCATGAAACAGGTCACATGTTGACAGTGGCTTATCAACCCAATCATCGCTATCGAAAAGATTGGCGTTTACTGATGAAAGAGAGCAAGGATTCTTGGTTGGCTACGATTCATTTTTTTGATAGGCATTTGAAGAAGCAATAACATAAGATTATAAATATGCTATAATAGTCCCAACTAAGATAAAAACACAGTTCTGGTTGGTAGTCCAGACGTAGGCAAGCCTATCAGTAACCTTCCTCCTTGGTTGTCCATTCTTAGGGATAGATTTAAGGAGGTGCTGTCGTGGAAACAATTTCAATTGGATTGACAGTTTATTTTGAAGATGGATTTTGGCATGGTTTGTTCGAACAAGTTTATCGAGAATCTTATCAAGTTTGTCGTGTGACATTTGGTCAGGAGCCAAAAGATGATGAAATTCTAGAGATTTTACAGACTCAGTTTACCCAATTATCTTTTAGTCCAGAGACTACAGCTAATCAACATGTAAAAATTAAGAATCCTAAACGATTACAGCGAGCTGTGAAGAAACAAGTAAATCAGAAAGTTTCTTCCAAGTCGAAAGAACTATTGCAGTTGCAGTACGAGGAAAGGAAAAAGATTTCAAAACATCAATCTAGTGTCCAAAAGCAATTGCTCAAACAAGAGAAATTTGAACGCAAACAGCAAAAACGAAGAGACAAGCATAAAGGACATTAATGTGTTTCTCTTTATAGAAACAGCTCTTTTCTAAATAGAAAGGAGCTGTTTTTACTAGTATTGAAGAATAGATTTCAACTGTTTCCTAATCTAGTTACTTATCGTCAAAACTTTTACTGATGATAGTTTCAAATTCAGGACAATACTTACTTGCCTCAAATTCAATGACACCATATTGGGCAATCTCATTTTGATAGAATGGATCGTGTGTAATGATTTCTTGAACAGCTTCTTTATTTTTAGCTCTTCCATCCCTCCACTTAGCTCTTCATTTTGACCACTTATCCCCAAAAGCCGTTTTTTAAACGGCTTTTTTGCTAGACTGGTTCTATCAAAAGGAGAGTGAACATGATATTACAAGCTAAAAATATAAGCAAACGGTATGGGAACCACCTTGCTGTTGATAATATTCAATTACAATTCAAAAGAGGGACTTTCAATGCGATTCTAGGACCAAATGGGGCGGGGAAATCAACGACGATTTCCATGTTGATTGGTTTGAAACAGCCAACGAAAGGTGAAATCATCTATGAACCAGGTGCTAAAATTGGTATGGTCTTCCAAACCAGTGTTTTAGATGAGATGCTGACGGTTAGGGAAAATCTGGCCATTCGTGCCAGACAGTATAAAGGACTGAAACCCAATCGTGTGTCTGATCTCATTGGTCGGCTAGGCCTATCAGCTTTCCAAAAGCAGAGATACGGGACGCTTTCAGGTGGCCAAAAGCGTCGGGTTGACATTGCGCGTGCTCTACTGCACAGTCCAGATCTTCTGTTCTTAGATGAGCCAACGACAGGTTTGGATATCCAAACCCGGAAGTCTATTTGGGATTTGCTCTATCAATTGCAGAGAGAAGAGGGAATGACCGTTGTACTGACCACGCATTATCTTGACGAAGCAGATGAAGCTGATCAGATTTATATTGTGGACCATGGGAAAGTGATTGCTCAGGGATCAGCATTAGATATTAAGAGTCGGTATGCAAAAAATATCTTGAAAATTCGTTTCAAGGAGATACAGCAGATAGAAAGTCTTAAAACTTCGGGAATGTCAGTAGAGCAACAAAGTCAACTGGAGTATGTTTTTCAACCTGAGAGTGAAAGGGAAGCCATTGATTACCTGGCACAAGTTAGAGATAGAATAGCCCATTTTGAGTTTCGTCCAGGGACCATGGATGATGCCTTTATTGCACTTACAGGAAGGGAGGTCCGCTAATGTTAGCTTTACTAAAGCGAAATTTTTTATTGTACTTCAGGAATCGTTCAGGAGTTTTCTTCTCCTTGTTGGGAGCCTTGATTTCCTTTATTCTCTATATTATTTTTCTTCAAAAAAATCTAACAGATGCTTGGAATCAGCTCCCCAATAGTGGTCCTTTGTTAAATAATTGGTTGATGAGCGGGACGCTGGCTGTGACAGGGATTACGACGAGTCTGGCTGCCCTGACTCAGTTGGTAAAGGACCGTGAACATCAAGTAGATCAGGATCTTTATTTATCGAATCATGGGAAATGGCAGTTACCATTTTCGTATCTAGCGAGTGCAATCATCATTTCTTTTGCCATGCAGGTCCTTATGTATGTGCTGATGTGTGGCTATTTTAGAGAAGTGCCAAATTTATACATACTACCTGAAGTGCTCCTCATTATGCTGCTTAGTAGCCTGCTTTCTAGCTTAGTGAATGCCATTTTTGTTTATTTTTTCCAATCTGTAGACAGTCTTGGGAAGTTTTCGACCATAGTGGGTACAGCTTCTGGTTTTTTGGTAGGGACTTATGTACCTTTGGGCGTTCTACCTGATTTTGCACAACTACTAATGAAATGTACTCCAGCAACTTATATTGCTGCACTTTATCGACAAGTCCTCATGAAAGAAACATTAAGTGAGACCTTTAAAGGTCAAGATAACCTTCTTCAAGAGTTTCAAGAAAAAATGGGCGTTCAGCTCAAGTGGCAAGGTTTATTGACAAAGGAAAATACTTACCTTATAGTGTTAGGAGGTATTCTTCTAGCAAGTATCCTTTGGATTGTTTTAGTGAAAAAAACTAGTCAGAAAAAATAAGTGAGAGTTGGAATAGGAATGAAACTTCGTTTTGAAGAAAAATCAGATATTTCGGCAAAGGATCCCTGTGTGGTCATCCAAGCAGAGCGATTGTCTGATCAAGCACGAGAGGTAATGGATTATCTCGAACAATTTTCAGTTGTAAATCAAGTGGTGATTCCTATTAAAACGGATGATCATTTGGTTATGGTAAAAATTGATGACATTATCCTAGCTGAGATTGATAAGAATGTGTTAACGATTTATACCGTAAACAATACCTATACGATGAGAGAGACACTAACAAACTTTCAGCATCGCATCAATCGTCGAAGTTTTTTACAGATATCACGTCATGCTGTTATGAATATAGACCATTTGGAGTCCCTATCAGATAGTTTTTCTGGCAATATGATGGCTAAAATGACAGGTGGGGTGAAGTCCAGTGTCAGCCGAAAATATGTCAAATCCTTGATGGATTATTTAGGGGTGTAGGAGGAACCAATGAAACGT
It encodes:
- a CDS encoding DeoR/GlpR family DNA-binding transcription regulator is translated as MYQEQRLEKILTLLEERGNLSVKEMVDALGVSKDTVRRDFDCLSQRNLAQRTHGGILPVKNTTVLGFQERQKGLTEDKKKMADLALSLVKEQSLLFFDVSTLMLEVSQKLTKSVTVYSHSLDNALVLSGKEGIDFHLLGGRFYSKNRFYYSLHEAQLLQHLQFDLAFFGAASLSQGVVSYEDEEDVAVKQLAMQAARTKILIAESDKYEKHSKYILGKIEDFDYWITDKKPDPDLVESLKDKVTILYDGKDSDYE
- the leuS gene encoding leucine--tRNA ligase, producing the protein MSFYNHKEIEPKWQKYWADNHTFKTGTDASKPKFYALDMFPYPSGAGLHVGHPEGYTATDILSRFKRAQGYNVLHPMGWDAFGLPAEQYAMDTGNDPAEFTAENIANFKRQINALGFSYDWDREVNTTDPNYYKWTQWIFTKLYEKGLAYEAEVPVNWVEELGTAIANEEVLPDGTSERGGYPVVRKPMRQWMLKITAYAERLLNDLDDLDWPESIKDMQRNWIGKSTGANVTFKVKGTDKEFTVFTTRPDTLFGATFTVLAPEHDLVDAITTPEQAEAVADYKHQASLKSDLARTDLAKEKTGVWTGAYAINPVNGKEIPIWIADYVLASYGTGAVMAVPAHDERDWEFAKQFDLPIVEVLEGGNVEEAAYTEDGLHVNSDFLNGLNKEEAIAKIVAWLEEKGFGQEKITYRLRDWLFSRQRYWGEPIPIIHWEDGTSTAVPESELPLVLPVTKDIRPSGTGESPLANLTDWLEVTREDGVKGRRETNTMPQWAGSSWYYLRYIDPHNTEKLADEDLLKQWLPVDIYVGGAEHAVLHLLYARFWHKFLYDLGVVPTKEPFQKLFNQGMILGTSYRDHRGALVATDKVEKRDGSFFHVETGEELEQAPAKMSKSLKNVVNPDDVVEQYGADTLRVYEMFMGPLDASIAWSEEGLEGSRKFLDRVYRLITSKEIVAENNGALDKVYNETVKSVTEQIESMKFNTAIAQLMVFVNAANKEDKLYVGYAKGFIQLIAPFAPHLAEELWQTVAETGESISYIAWPTWDESKLVEDEIEIVVQIKGKVRAQLMVAKDLSREELQEVALANEKVKAEIDGKEIVKVIAVPNKLVNIVVK
- a CDS encoding MarR family winged helix-turn-helix transcriptional regulator — translated: MNKKELHKFNNRFNSFVLAFEQLKKAQHRNSIDKSITINEVHLIDLIGRNQPVNLVKLSELLEVSRSAITQSVRRLTKKDLVSFEFAPDNEKNKYLILSKKGVDVFNIHKEQQEHIEKAISSVLRNYSDEDLQMVMKLMDDVEKVWQELPW
- a CDS encoding acyl-CoA thioesterase/BAAT N-terminal domain-containing protein, with amino-acid sequence MNIQIELISESDLADESFNIVIDGLKPREIYRVEMFLSDYYCINAPMLLAHDVLWKSTATFVSDKNGIIDISQTPSCSGSYEDIATMGLFFNAKPLTNRKKKLPNSLSKIPLLDHFFVEIKIIQGNTVVAKRTFTRHYMSSQISHQDIYERHFQGRLFYDKKAIKAPALIIVSGSEGRIEKAQNIAQLLSSRGYICLAVAYFGLEGLPKHLERIPLECLMEAKDYLRQHPQVDSEKIGLYGRSKGAELVLAEESIFNDVQCLVLNSPSDVVYEGIKGKWNSHTSSWTYLQKELPYQKFRLRDYLFSKLLKKSFPKDCSARIDIGQMYSPILLLGSTVDEIWDASSAIDDIVSHYKGHQITFKKYHETGHMLTVAYQPNHRYRKDWRLLMKESKDSWLATIHFFDRHLKKQ
- a CDS encoding YjdF family protein — encoded protein: METISIGLTVYFEDGFWHGLFEQVYRESYQVCRVTFGQEPKDDEILEILQTQFTQLSFSPETTANQHVKIKNPKRLQRAVKKQVNQKVSSKSKELLQLQYEERKKISKHQSSVQKQLLKQEKFERKQQKRRDKHKGH
- a CDS encoding ATP-binding cassette domain-containing protein: MILQAKNISKRYGNHLAVDNIQLQFKRGTFNAILGPNGAGKSTTISMLIGLKQPTKGEIIYEPGAKIGMVFQTSVLDEMLTVRENLAIRARQYKGLKPNRVSDLIGRLGLSAFQKQRYGTLSGGQKRRVDIARALLHSPDLLFLDEPTTGLDIQTRKSIWDLLYQLQREEGMTVVLTTHYLDEADEADQIYIVDHGKVIAQGSALDIKSRYAKNILKIRFKEIQQIESLKTSGMSVEQQSQLEYVFQPESEREAIDYLAQVRDRIAHFEFRPGTMDDAFIALTGREVR
- a CDS encoding ABC transporter permease, which gives rise to MLALLKRNFLLYFRNRSGVFFSLLGALISFILYIIFLQKNLTDAWNQLPNSGPLLNNWLMSGTLAVTGITTSLAALTQLVKDREHQVDQDLYLSNHGKWQLPFSYLASAIIISFAMQVLMYVLMCGYFREVPNLYILPEVLLIMLLSSLLSSLVNAIFVYFFQSVDSLGKFSTIVGTASGFLVGTYVPLGVLPDFAQLLMKCTPATYIAALYRQVLMKETLSETFKGQDNLLQEFQEKMGVQLKWQGLLTKENTYLIVLGGILLASILWIVLVKKTSQKK
- a CDS encoding LytTR family DNA-binding domain-containing protein, yielding MKLRFEEKSDISAKDPCVVIQAERLSDQAREVMDYLEQFSVVNQVVIPIKTDDHLVMVKIDDIILAEIDKNVLTIYTVNNTYTMRETLTNFQHRINRRSFLQISRHAVMNIDHLESLSDSFSGNMMAKMTGGVKSSVSRKYVKSLMDYLGV